One stretch of Paenibacillus sp. FSL R5-0341 DNA includes these proteins:
- a CDS encoding histidine kinase dimerization/phospho-acceptor domain-containing protein — protein sequence MGTAEGITRGFYEDIKEAAAHIVDVLSGILKVNTIFVATNDGVTNVILEAFNRTEELIVKGSVLSFNESYCSLVLRDKGSVLTIQNTCEHPMTRSMDVTSGLGNRFFVGVPIMRRSGETFGTICLMDNPDYVISETDMKTLNAMAVFLGYVVDLESTLHVQERKLSDSEQMQEQLQAEKERAESEAMTKAQMLKLMSHEIRNPLNGILGLTDLMRTPDMSEEQSEYVNMIETSGNILLSLLNNMMNFNINEAGKTVIHDDPFDLVGTIENTVYLYAGIAAGKNIELGLNLKLNVSQVFVGDEVKIGQLLAHVIQYAMDSTREGSVLITAVVNGEETEETGTLVLKVRYTGQMLLDIQKLIGSNLGLAVSQNLAILMHGRIQVDRMMENETEFQISLPLRRYWELPQLASVQQRLKGRKVLLAKDPDILQGVSSLMRRWEMDVHMTSGSTVAHDWIKEGFKPDVAVVDMGLREGGAVDFVHELKQRLENLPVLALVPYGMHIALHEAESFDAVLTKPVRQADLLNALSITLP from the coding sequence ATGGGGACGGCAGAAGGCATTACGAGAGGCTTCTATGAAGATATAAAGGAAGCTGCGGCCCATATCGTAGACGTATTAAGCGGTATATTGAAGGTCAATACCATCTTCGTTGCCACGAATGACGGGGTAACGAATGTCATTTTGGAGGCCTTTAACCGTACGGAAGAGTTAATCGTTAAAGGTAGTGTACTTTCATTTAACGAATCATATTGCAGTCTGGTATTAAGAGATAAGGGCAGTGTTCTTACCATTCAGAATACATGTGAACATCCGATGACACGATCTATGGATGTCACGAGTGGGCTCGGGAATCGTTTCTTCGTTGGCGTGCCCATCATGCGAAGATCCGGCGAAACATTCGGTACTATTTGTCTGATGGATAATCCTGATTACGTGATCAGCGAAACCGACATGAAGACACTGAATGCGATGGCTGTGTTCCTGGGTTATGTTGTCGATCTGGAGAGCACGCTGCATGTACAGGAACGGAAGCTTAGTGATTCGGAACAAATGCAAGAGCAGCTCCAGGCAGAGAAGGAACGAGCCGAATCGGAGGCCATGACCAAAGCGCAGATGCTAAAGCTGATGAGTCACGAGATTCGCAATCCGTTGAACGGCATCCTTGGACTGACGGATCTGATGCGTACTCCGGATATGTCTGAGGAGCAGTCGGAATATGTGAACATGATTGAGACGAGCGGCAATATCCTGCTCTCCTTGCTTAATAATATGATGAATTTCAATATTAATGAGGCAGGTAAAACCGTTATACATGATGATCCGTTCGATCTGGTCGGCACTATTGAGAATACCGTCTATCTCTATGCCGGGATTGCGGCGGGCAAGAACATTGAGTTGGGATTAAATCTCAAACTGAATGTGTCGCAAGTGTTCGTTGGTGATGAAGTCAAGATTGGACAGCTGCTTGCACATGTCATTCAGTATGCTATGGATTCAACGCGTGAAGGGTCGGTTCTGATCACGGCAGTGGTGAACGGAGAAGAGACTGAGGAGACCGGTACACTTGTGCTCAAGGTGAGGTACACGGGCCAGATGTTATTGGATATCCAAAAACTGATTGGAAGCAATCTGGGTTTGGCGGTAAGTCAGAATCTTGCTATTCTCATGCATGGCCGTATTCAGGTGGATCGTATGATGGAGAATGAGACGGAATTTCAGATTAGCCTTCCATTACGCAGGTACTGGGAGTTGCCACAGCTGGCAAGTGTTCAGCAGCGGTTAAAAGGCAGAAAGGTATTGCTTGCCAAAGACCCTGATATTCTGCAAGGCGTTTCTTCCCTGATGCGCAGATGGGAGATGGATGTGCATATGACCTCCGGTTCGACCGTAGCGCATGATTGGATCAAGGAAGGCTTCAAGCCGGATGTGGCCGTTGTAGATATGGGATTACGGGAAGGTGGCGCAGTCGATTTTGTACATGAACTGAAACAGCGGCTGGAGAATCTGCCCGTCCTTGCTCTGGTTCCCTATGGTATGCATATTGCCCTGCATGAAGCCGAAAGCTTTGATGCTGTTCTGACGAAGCCGGTCAGACAGGCGGATCTGTTGAACGCATTAAGTATTACGCTGCCTTAA
- a CDS encoding glycoside hydrolase family 3 C-terminal domain-containing protein, translating to MTTNQTKYPFQDTALELDTRVKDLVSRLTEDEKIESMLQYQPAVDRLGVPAYKHGTEAAHGLAWLGEATSFPQPVGLACTWDADLMKEIGSVLGDEARVFYKRNPAVNGLTLWAPTVDMERDPRWGRNEEAYGEDPELTAELTTALVKGIQGDHPKYYKAVATLKHFLANNNEVDRGSGSSSIDPRNMREYYLKAFEKPFKEGGAQSMMTAYNSINGTPALLHPFVNEIVKGEWGMDGFVVSDAGDVMGIKNDHKYYDSHTPGTVESVKAGIDSITDDADLSKQALREGLEQGTLTMDDIDKALFNTFRVRFRLGEFDPEEGNPYAAIGEESMMTEKAKELSLRAAREQVVLLKNDKGTLPLDKTKAGKVAVIGQLGGTVYRDWYAGTMPYNVSPLEAIRDKVGSDKVTFKDGNDRITLTSVANGKKIGLADGEKSPVIASEEAETFMVSDWGFGSYTLQAESNGKYLTTDEETVTASADEVYGWFVKEVFHLLPQQDGSVGLTTWNGKTVTAPNGGNDAFAVSEELKSFGATETFKQDVIVNGLEEAVAAAKAAETAIVFVGNNPLVNGKEEIDRPSLDLAESQQRLVEAVYAANPNTVVVIVGSYPFTSNWVQENIPAVLYTSHAGQELGNAVADVLYGDYAPAGRLNMTWVQSADQLTDIKDYDIIQSGRTYQYFEGNVLYPFGHGLTYATFKYSNLELSPTQVGTEGNVTVTVDVTNTGSVASDEVVQLYVRAGKSRVKRPLKTLKGFRRLHIEAGATVKVSFTLPVQELAIWDVTRDRYVVENGTYSIMVAKSSSDVQLVADLTVEGETIPARNLGVATRAENYDAYLGVDLDESKEGGSAVRVIGEQGWIAFKDADLGSGAAAIEARVSAEQAGAVLEVRLGSPEGTLAGRVELAQGEAQQWSTVKAELTGASGAQDVYIVLSAGVRISHFEIR from the coding sequence ATGACGACCAACCAAACGAAATATCCGTTTCAAGATACAGCACTAGAGTTAGACACCCGGGTGAAGGACCTTGTATCCCGCTTGACGGAAGATGAAAAAATTGAATCCATGCTGCAATATCAGCCAGCAGTAGATCGCTTGGGTGTACCTGCATACAAACACGGAACAGAAGCGGCACACGGCTTGGCTTGGCTTGGAGAAGCAACATCTTTCCCACAACCGGTGGGGCTTGCATGCACATGGGATGCGGATCTGATGAAGGAGATTGGCTCCGTACTCGGAGACGAGGCGCGTGTATTTTATAAACGCAATCCGGCAGTGAACGGTCTTACGCTGTGGGCACCTACAGTGGATATGGAACGTGACCCGCGCTGGGGACGGAATGAAGAGGCGTATGGTGAAGATCCGGAACTGACAGCCGAGCTGACGACAGCATTGGTCAAAGGAATTCAGGGCGACCATCCAAAGTATTACAAAGCGGTCGCTACCTTGAAGCATTTCCTTGCGAATAATAATGAAGTGGATCGCGGAAGCGGTTCGTCCAGCATTGATCCTCGCAACATGCGTGAATATTATCTGAAAGCGTTCGAGAAGCCATTTAAGGAAGGCGGCGCACAGTCCATGATGACTGCGTACAACTCCATTAATGGTACGCCAGCGTTGTTGCATCCATTTGTGAACGAGATTGTCAAAGGTGAATGGGGCATGGATGGTTTCGTTGTCAGTGATGCAGGCGACGTCATGGGCATCAAGAATGATCATAAATACTATGATTCCCACACACCAGGTACGGTAGAGTCTGTTAAAGCCGGAATTGATAGCATCACCGATGATGCTGATCTGTCCAAACAGGCACTGCGTGAAGGATTGGAACAAGGTACACTCACGATGGATGACATCGACAAGGCTTTGTTCAATACGTTCCGTGTGCGTTTCCGCCTGGGTGAGTTCGATCCGGAAGAAGGCAACCCGTACGCTGCGATCGGTGAAGAGTCCATGATGACGGAGAAAGCAAAAGAATTGTCCCTCAGAGCCGCGAGAGAACAAGTAGTGTTGCTCAAAAACGACAAAGGCACGCTCCCGCTGGACAAAACAAAAGCAGGTAAAGTGGCTGTGATTGGTCAATTGGGTGGAACCGTCTATCGTGACTGGTATGCAGGCACCATGCCGTATAACGTATCCCCACTTGAGGCGATCCGTGACAAAGTAGGCAGCGACAAAGTGACGTTCAAGGATGGAAATGATCGCATTACGTTAACTTCTGTAGCCAATGGGAAGAAGATTGGACTGGCGGATGGTGAGAAATCACCTGTGATTGCTTCCGAAGAAGCGGAAACGTTCATGGTGTCCGACTGGGGCTTCGGAAGTTATACCTTGCAGGCGGAAAGCAACGGCAAATATCTGACCACAGATGAAGAGACCGTAACGGCTTCCGCTGATGAAGTGTACGGCTGGTTCGTGAAGGAAGTATTCCACCTGTTGCCACAACAGGACGGAAGTGTAGGTCTGACGACTTGGAATGGCAAAACGGTGACTGCACCTAATGGTGGAAACGATGCATTCGCAGTGTCCGAAGAACTGAAGTCTTTCGGTGCTACAGAGACATTCAAGCAGGATGTGATTGTGAATGGACTTGAGGAAGCAGTAGCAGCTGCCAAGGCTGCGGAAACGGCGATTGTCTTTGTCGGTAATAATCCGCTTGTCAATGGTAAAGAAGAGATTGATCGTCCAAGTCTTGATCTCGCCGAATCCCAGCAACGTCTGGTTGAGGCGGTCTATGCCGCTAACCCGAATACGGTAGTTGTCATCGTGGGTAGTTATCCGTTCACATCGAATTGGGTTCAGGAGAACATCCCGGCGGTATTGTATACTTCGCACGCAGGACAGGAACTGGGTAACGCCGTGGCTGACGTATTGTATGGCGACTATGCGCCAGCAGGCCGTTTGAACATGACATGGGTACAATCGGCAGATCAACTGACCGACATCAAAGATTACGATATTATTCAATCCGGTCGCACGTATCAATATTTTGAAGGCAATGTACTGTATCCGTTTGGACATGGTCTAACGTATGCAACGTTTAAATACAGCAATTTGGAACTTAGCCCAACTCAAGTGGGTACAGAGGGCAACGTTACGGTAACTGTGGATGTGACTAATACCGGTTCAGTGGCTAGCGACGAGGTTGTACAGTTGTATGTTCGTGCAGGCAAATCCCGAGTGAAACGTCCACTCAAAACGTTAAAAGGATTCCGTCGTCTTCATATCGAAGCCGGAGCTACAGTGAAAGTCAGCTTCACCTTGCCTGTTCAGGAACTGGCAATCTGGGATGTAACTCGTGATCGGTATGTCGTGGAAAACGGAACATACTCCATCATGGTTGCCAAGTCATCCTCCGATGTTCAGCTGGTTGCAGACCTGACGGTAGAAGGAGAGACGATCCCTGCTCGAAATCTGGGCGTAGCTACCCGTGCTGAGAATTATGATGCTTACCTGGGTGTTGACCTGGATGAGAGCAAAGAGGGCGGAAGTGCTGTCCGCGTAATTGGAGAGCAAGGATGGATTGCCTTTAAGGATGCGGATCTGGGTAGTGGGGCAGCAGCAATTGAAGCTCGTGTATCCGCAGAACAAGCAGGTGCTGTGTTGGAAGTGCGACTCGGTTCACCGGAGGGTACGCTCGCAGGACGTGTGGAACTTGCGCAAGGCGAAGCCCAGCAGTGGTCTACCGTTAAGGCAGAACTCACGGGTGCATCAGGTGCACAGGATGTATACATTGTGCTGTCCGCAGGCGTACGCATCAGCCACTTCGAGATTCGCTAA
- the nrdG gene encoding anaerobic ribonucleoside-triphosphate reductase activating protein, which translates to MNLYGYIPESVNEGTGLRAVLFISGCRHACPGCFSPDSWSFRAGEPFTEERQQQILYEVTNHPLLDGVTLCGGDPFFSAAECTSWVQQLRAARPDMTVWAYTGFEYEELVTDPARAELARLCDVIIDGRYVESERDVSLPFRGSRNQRLIDVSATLATRTIVTMQLSML; encoded by the coding sequence GTGAATCTGTATGGATACATCCCGGAATCGGTGAATGAAGGGACAGGCCTGCGTGCCGTGTTGTTCATCAGCGGATGCCGTCACGCCTGTCCGGGCTGCTTCAGTCCGGATTCGTGGAGCTTTCGAGCGGGTGAGCCCTTTACAGAAGAGCGGCAGCAGCAGATTCTGTATGAAGTGACGAACCATCCGTTGCTGGATGGCGTTACGTTGTGTGGTGGTGATCCCTTTTTCTCGGCAGCAGAATGTACGTCCTGGGTCCAGCAGCTTCGGGCTGCACGTCCTGATATGACGGTATGGGCCTACACAGGATTCGAATATGAAGAGCTGGTCACCGACCCTGCGAGAGCGGAGCTTGCCCGGTTGTGCGATGTCATTATTGACGGTCGATACGTTGAATCGGAGCGTGATGTCTCGCTGCCCTTCCGTGGCAGTCGGAATCAGCGTTTGATTGATGTCAGTGCAACACTAGCCACTCGAACCATCGTTACAATGCAACTCAGTATGCTGTAA
- a CDS encoding diguanylate cyclase: MFSTFFINICVIITFMYVSGIIAKFYSIRLPFPSLRVQLIGGLLFGIYGTVLMNYSFPLNESTIVDLRHLAIVTAAVYLGGLASVITGLVISILRILMFGISSSAIDAGFVMTLIGLSGVYFAYASWSRLTKIITMNLLGITLIFIILMLNTDSMNSLMKVYPLQMTISFVGGIFIYFIAEFINKSNEMLFLLERRASTDHLTNLSNRRQFEKSLQSELQHARDYQQKLSLLAIDIDRFKKVNDTFGHSAGDAVLKQLGQLLVEHARSTDIVSRNGGEEFAILLLDCGHRQAMAIAESIRQGVERYQFALPDGHTIRLTISIGVAVYPDHCDDHDDNDFFEQADRALYEAKNTGRNRVCALPLRSLPLTL; encoded by the coding sequence TTGTTTAGCACTTTTTTCATTAATATCTGTGTCATAATTACGTTTATGTACGTGTCCGGAATCATCGCCAAGTTCTATAGTATCCGATTGCCTTTTCCCTCATTACGTGTTCAGTTGATTGGCGGCTTATTATTCGGCATATATGGCACAGTACTCATGAACTATTCCTTCCCTCTGAACGAAAGTACAATTGTAGATCTACGGCATTTGGCCATCGTCACCGCAGCGGTATATCTGGGAGGACTGGCTTCGGTCATTACGGGACTCGTTATCTCGATCCTTCGTATTCTGATGTTTGGCATATCTTCCTCTGCTATTGATGCAGGATTTGTCATGACGCTGATCGGACTGTCCGGTGTATATTTCGCCTATGCTTCCTGGTCCAGATTGACCAAAATTATTACGATGAATCTGCTGGGCATAACGTTGATCTTTATCATCCTTATGCTGAACACGGACAGCATGAATTCATTAATGAAGGTATATCCGTTACAGATGACCATTTCCTTTGTCGGTGGAATCTTTATCTATTTCATCGCAGAATTCATTAATAAATCCAATGAAATGTTATTTCTTTTGGAAAGAAGAGCATCTACCGACCACCTTACCAATCTGAGCAATCGGCGACAGTTCGAAAAATCACTTCAATCGGAGCTTCAGCATGCACGGGATTACCAACAAAAGCTATCCTTGCTGGCCATCGATATTGACCGATTCAAAAAAGTAAATGACACATTCGGCCATTCTGCCGGCGATGCCGTTCTGAAGCAACTCGGCCAACTGCTCGTTGAACATGCGCGTTCCACCGATATCGTATCACGAAACGGTGGTGAAGAATTCGCCATTCTCTTGCTCGACTGTGGACATCGACAGGCCATGGCTATCGCTGAATCGATTCGCCAAGGGGTAGAGAGATATCAATTTGCCCTTCCTGACGGGCACACGATACGTCTGACCATTTCCATTGGTGTAGCTGTGTATCCGGATCATTGTGATGATCATGATGATAACGACTTCTTCGAGCAGGCAGACCGTGCATTATATGAAGCCAAGAACACAGGACGTAATCGAGTGTGTGCCTTACCACTTCGTTCTCTGCCTCTTACGCTTTAA
- a CDS encoding anaerobic ribonucleoside triphosphate reductase — MNMLEYATPPASDLLSDLGRRIIGAEDADTLRENANLNGDSFSGKMSRLGSETAKWHALRHVLPEELAQAVENGDLYVHDLDQYALGTTNCIFIPFDRLLAAGFNTGNGSVRTPQTIMSAMALVAIIFQSQQNSQYGGVSANKIDWDLAPYVQRSFRKHYRKGQRLFGENVLLEDEQLHLDSIEAKNQCPRAYAFAYEETELETGQAAESLIHNLNTMSSRAGGQIPFTSLNYGLCTSAEGRLVSRSLLEATIRGLGNGETPVFPQHIFQCKKGINQAQGEPNYDLFRLAVTCSSRRMYPNFVNVDASFNLPFYHPEDPDTIIATMGCRTRTLADRFGRNRQSGKGNLSFNTINLVKLGIRFGICQGSRAVADRAGFYTALESVMHNAADGLLHRYRIQTVQPAKASDFMMREGVWEGGEQLAPNEPVADLLKHGTLSLGFIGLAECMTALYGRHHGQDPHVHREALNIIRTMREFCDRMSEQHNLNITLFATPAEGLSGKFTKIDRARYGIIPGVNDREYYTNSFHIPVYHTLPAYRKIELEAPFHTLCNAGAISYVELDGNVRANTAAFLRIVQYALAQDIGYFSINHPIDRCPACGYEGVIGDVCPGCEVHEDHVHFQRLRRVTGYLTGDYKVRFNAAKQAEVRDRVKHR; from the coding sequence ATGAACATGCTTGAGTATGCCACTCCACCGGCATCCGATCTATTATCCGACCTGGGACGACGAATTATTGGCGCAGAAGACGCCGATACGCTGAGGGAAAATGCCAATCTGAACGGAGACTCCTTCAGCGGCAAGATGAGCAGACTCGGTTCGGAGACCGCCAAGTGGCATGCTCTGCGTCATGTATTGCCGGAAGAGCTTGCTCAAGCTGTGGAGAACGGGGATCTGTATGTACACGATCTGGATCAGTATGCACTCGGAACGACCAACTGTATCTTTATCCCGTTTGACCGTCTCCTCGCTGCAGGTTTCAACACAGGCAACGGATCGGTTCGCACACCTCAGACGATCATGTCTGCCATGGCTCTGGTTGCGATCATCTTCCAATCCCAGCAGAACAGTCAATATGGCGGTGTATCAGCTAATAAGATTGACTGGGATCTGGCGCCTTATGTACAGCGATCGTTCCGCAAACATTACCGCAAAGGGCAACGCCTCTTTGGTGAGAATGTCCTGCTTGAGGATGAACAGCTTCATCTGGACAGCATCGAAGCGAAGAATCAATGTCCGCGGGCATATGCCTTCGCCTATGAAGAGACTGAATTGGAGACAGGACAAGCTGCTGAATCGCTGATTCATAACCTGAATACGATGAGCAGTCGGGCAGGTGGACAGATTCCTTTCACTTCACTGAACTATGGATTATGCACATCAGCGGAAGGTCGGTTAGTATCACGCTCATTGCTGGAAGCGACTATACGTGGTCTGGGCAACGGGGAGACACCTGTGTTCCCCCAACATATTTTCCAGTGCAAAAAGGGGATCAATCAAGCTCAGGGTGAGCCAAACTATGACTTATTCCGTCTCGCAGTCACCTGTTCATCCCGGCGGATGTATCCCAACTTTGTCAATGTGGATGCCTCCTTCAACCTGCCCTTCTATCATCCGGAAGATCCGGATACAATCATCGCCACCATGGGATGCCGCACACGTACACTGGCTGACCGGTTTGGGCGTAATCGTCAGAGTGGTAAGGGAAATCTGTCATTCAATACCATCAACCTGGTCAAGCTCGGCATCCGGTTTGGCATCTGCCAGGGCAGTAGAGCCGTTGCCGATCGGGCAGGTTTCTACACCGCCCTCGAATCCGTGATGCATAATGCTGCTGACGGTCTGTTGCACCGCTACCGTATCCAGACTGTGCAACCTGCCAAGGCATCGGACTTCATGATGCGGGAGGGTGTATGGGAAGGTGGCGAACAGCTCGCTCCGAATGAGCCTGTTGCCGATCTGCTGAAACACGGTACGTTATCCCTTGGTTTCATCGGTCTGGCTGAATGTATGACAGCTCTCTATGGGCGCCATCACGGGCAGGACCCTCATGTACATCGGGAAGCGCTGAACATTATTCGAACCATGAGAGAGTTCTGTGACCGGATGAGCGAGCAGCATAACCTGAATATTACCCTGTTTGCCACACCGGCTGAGGGATTGTCCGGCAAATTCACGAAGATCGACAGAGCGCGCTATGGCATCATTCCTGGAGTTAATGATCGGGAGTATTATACGAATTCATTCCATATTCCGGTCTATCACACGCTTCCAGCTTATCGGAAGATTGAGCTGGAGGCTCCGTTCCACACGTTATGTAATGCGGGTGCAATCTCCTATGTGGAGCTTGATGGAAACGTTCGAGCCAACACCGCAGCTTTTCTGCGGATCGTACAGTATGCACTGGCACAAGATATCGGTTATTTCTCCATTAACCATCCGATTGATCGCTGCCCTGCATGTGGTTATGAAGGGGTCATCGGGGATGTATGCCCAGGTTGTGAAGTCCATGAGGACCATGTGCACTTCCAGCGGTTACGCCGCGTAACCGGCTATCTGACCGGAGATTACAAAGTACGCTTCAATGCTGCGAAACAGGCCGAAGTACGGGATCGGGTGAAGCACCGGTGA
- a CDS encoding aldo/keto reductase family protein — translation MDYRRLGGSGLKVSEISLGSWLTYGGYVERENAVKSIETAFDEGINFFDTANVYERGAAEELLGQTLKAYSRDSYVLATKVFGKMGDGPNDQGLSRKHIKEQCEASLKRLGVEYVDIYYCHRYHTETPIEETLRALDDLVRQGKVLYVGVSQWTAAQMEAALGTADRLLLDHIVVNQPVYNMFDRYIENEIIPLGERKGIGQVVYSPLAQGLLTGKYTSVSDIPENSRAAKLGWDEGKINADRIGKVRQLIEVADKLDLKVGQLALAWILRQNNVSSALVGASRPEQVKENAAASGVKLDASIIEEIERILA, via the coding sequence TTGGATTATCGCAGATTAGGTGGAAGCGGACTGAAAGTGAGCGAGATCAGCCTGGGAAGCTGGCTGACGTACGGAGGGTATGTGGAACGTGAAAATGCGGTGAAATCAATTGAAACTGCATTCGATGAAGGTATTAACTTTTTTGATACAGCCAATGTATACGAACGGGGTGCAGCGGAAGAACTGCTGGGGCAGACGCTCAAAGCATACTCCCGTGACTCCTATGTGCTTGCAACCAAAGTATTTGGCAAAATGGGTGATGGTCCGAATGACCAGGGCCTGTCTCGCAAACATATCAAGGAGCAATGTGAAGCCAGCTTGAAGCGCTTAGGCGTTGAATATGTGGATATCTATTATTGCCATCGTTATCATACAGAAACACCGATTGAAGAAACACTTCGTGCGCTCGATGATCTGGTGCGTCAGGGCAAAGTGTTGTATGTTGGCGTCAGCCAGTGGACTGCGGCTCAGATGGAAGCTGCGTTGGGTACAGCAGATCGTCTGCTCCTGGATCATATCGTGGTCAATCAGCCGGTGTACAACATGTTTGACCGATATATCGAAAATGAGATTATTCCGCTGGGTGAACGTAAAGGCATCGGACAAGTTGTATACTCTCCGCTTGCTCAAGGTCTATTGACCGGGAAATACACATCCGTTTCCGATATTCCGGAGAACAGCCGTGCTGCCAAGCTGGGCTGGGACGAAGGAAAAATCAATGCGGATCGCATCGGGAAAGTTCGTCAACTGATTGAAGTGGCGGACAAGCTGGATCTGAAGGTTGGCCAACTGGCCCTGGCCTGGATTCTGCGTCAGAACAATGTGTCCAGTGCACTTGTAGGGGCGAGTCGTCCCGAGCAGGTAAAAGAGAATGCGGCTGCATCTGGCGTGAAGCTGGATGCTTCTATTATCGAGGAGATTGAACGAATCCTTGCGTAA
- a CDS encoding methyl-accepting chemotaxis protein: MDIVQALITCMPFFRDTIRQDVTLSVIDHEKFLYFSAGESLKQLKYQPGDPLLDVNRNFADLNGGTVKRFDHYSKDIFGVPFDVAFIPIKNEQGEVIALFNLLYSMDDQDQLQQLMDATENLTNQLIDSVQHVAAHSEELSATTEEIRNNSKQAVQKSGNVTQVASFIREISEKTNLLGLNAAIEAARVGEAGAGFGVVAKEIRKLSVDTKEATARIEDSLLSVRQSIQGMENELGEITASSQEQAELVNNFMSTIEQLNETNKQLKQFVQKMISFDGK; this comes from the coding sequence ATGGATATTGTTCAAGCATTAATTACATGTATGCCTTTCTTTCGAGACACCATCCGTCAGGATGTGACTCTATCCGTTATTGATCACGAGAAATTCCTGTATTTTTCAGCAGGTGAATCGCTAAAGCAACTGAAGTATCAACCCGGAGACCCTTTGTTGGATGTAAATCGAAATTTTGCAGATCTGAACGGCGGTACAGTCAAACGATTCGATCACTACTCCAAGGATATATTCGGTGTTCCTTTTGACGTAGCATTTATCCCCATTAAAAATGAACAAGGTGAAGTCATCGCCCTGTTTAATCTGCTCTACAGTATGGATGACCAGGATCAGCTGCAACAGCTCATGGATGCTACCGAAAATCTGACCAACCAGTTAATTGACAGTGTACAACATGTAGCCGCACACTCCGAGGAGCTCAGTGCCACTACCGAAGAGATCCGGAACAACTCCAAACAAGCTGTACAGAAATCAGGCAATGTCACTCAAGTCGCCAGCTTCATTCGTGAAATCTCTGAAAAAACCAATCTGCTCGGCTTGAATGCAGCTATTGAAGCTGCTCGTGTAGGTGAAGCCGGTGCAGGTTTCGGCGTTGTCGCCAAAGAAATTCGCAAACTGTCTGTGGATACCAAGGAAGCGACGGCCCGCATTGAAGATTCTCTTCTGTCAGTTCGCCAATCCATTCAGGGCATGGAGAATGAACTTGGTGAGATCACCGCAAGCTCCCAAGAGCAGGCTGAACTCGTAAACAATTTTATGAGTACGATTGAGCAGTTAAATGAAACCAACAAGCAATTGAAGCAATTTGTGCAAAAAATGATTTCGTTTGACGGAAAATAA